In one window of Chryseobacterium viscerum DNA:
- a CDS encoding RHS repeat-associated core domain-containing protein: MADLNKKTVNPIKVAKPDMNPDRSLKVNADVTSVSWDKTKQGWKNGMKNNVDSLNPVSMVKSLAGGDDAQPAKSSGGGGGDSAVTAEKAAPESKVKLIKVNTPAMPSTAIQHTSKHFDIVLAIDIHWTLIPPPPSFMLIPLPLPHPFIGIVFDIMDYITITIPIPQFARNLMPSLPESIPMGGSIYVHGRHKATTTTSVMGVVIPFRHITSLIPVYIIPFPQEAPHEGEVYYGSQTVLAQGSKMSGNQPQQVLTCMGFPFGMTMLPAMPDKPKKNPLAYFAFYNNFSSMYIQINTGGPVLVGGAFVPHVYTPGEMLMRLAGMFLMRSLTKKIGKLGANGLKKLNNSVLKKAPFNKFKLANALSKKLCHYGLEPVNFATGAMVFEWEDFIIQGSTPLTWKNIWHSDRPYDFGPLGNGIFNTHDLFILPEENNKFAGWMHPDENIAMLIPAPEIGEEMTYFRDQKIWQYRPSSSIWVIRKGTDIYTYKRFHHLTEGTIYKVIRIEYGDGTIREYEYEDRNIVLKSIKDVKSGFSIETVIHPEYKKVTEVYYCYKKQRDLQVRYDYDERGNLVHVWDIHKKAIVFEYDGKNQVVKRTNRNGMSYQWEYDAEGRVTHTKGVDGYMEGKLHYHDEEGFTEVIYPKQNNKTEEYHYDENFLVYKKVDGEGGETWYDFTVHNELKMLGTPEGRVQGYTYDEMGNIKIFHTPDGEEYHYQYNEFGQVIARFSPSGASETWIYDEEGKLISYTDPAEESVYYEYADGGRVPESSSSEEIVTYYQYNQRGQLIQLTNTAGAEQYWKYDEYGRLLVFSPQPLNRTLWDRDKMGRVVEVNEQGQFPLKLRYDAYDLPVYATDGRAEWLMSYTPMGSLKRQVRRNSLTHKKEETLVFGYDAYENLMSITNEKGEIYQFERNYNNEITGETGFDGQKKFFVRGKDGLVTQTRTPHGKDIFYEYDLGGRLTQTHYPDGTWEAYQYDSSGLLVKADNENSSVAFQRNKLGQITSEKQGAHTIQYEYDTQANLIGLKSSLGAEVDYSYNDLGQLKTVTAATAEVFAPWQMNLEISRNGQMHSREMTGGVESTFEFDHIGMPVSQKVTVNKTNTTFHKDYDWGAGSRLLHTLDRVTGGRTRFDYDAFGSLVAAEYSNGEVQYKNPDATGCLYESARQTDRVYDKGGKLMRDKNWFYHYDEEGNLLLKSKRPINNARPEYKEEQENTHPYYKTIASDWLNSPKLPNGADLPNVTEDFPTEIQNPEWSSGDWAYSWNANGMLANVKRPDGKDVSFEYDALGRRTSKIGLKKITRYIWDGNVLLHEWSYDAEEVPVTVVDDDGNVIVEKEPVENVVTWVYERGSHVPSAKIENGRKASIISDYIGRPVQAYDEDGSLIWNAEYDIFGKFRVLKESEYFIPFRQLGQYEDVETAGLYYNRFRYYDSESGIYISKDPIGLLGNNPTAYGYVRDINAWIDVFGLHEVIGSLDGVPVTTPRGGYSWYSTPGSSKAPFNGFGARGHSEAKLLEHLENTKGGSLKGTNLEIISMGQMTKGGKGQLSTLPPCDRCLKGLEAFANKHEMDISYKWEGGEVTFKGYK, translated from the coding sequence ATGGCAGATCTGAATAAAAAGACAGTAAATCCCATAAAGGTTGCAAAACCGGATATGAACCCGGACCGCTCCCTGAAGGTGAACGCAGACGTTACTTCAGTGAGCTGGGACAAAACCAAGCAGGGGTGGAAGAACGGAATGAAAAATAATGTTGATTCCCTGAATCCTGTTTCTATGGTTAAATCCTTAGCTGGAGGAGACGATGCTCAACCTGCGAAAAGTAGTGGCGGCGGAGGTGGAGACAGCGCTGTGACTGCCGAAAAAGCAGCTCCAGAAAGTAAAGTGAAGCTGATCAAAGTGAATACTCCGGCAATGCCTTCCACTGCCATTCAGCACACGAGTAAGCATTTTGATATTGTGCTGGCCATTGATATCCACTGGACACTGATCCCGCCGCCGCCTTCATTTATGCTGATTCCACTGCCATTACCGCATCCTTTTATCGGGATTGTTTTTGACATCATGGATTACATTACCATCACCATCCCGATTCCACAGTTTGCAAGAAATCTGATGCCCTCACTGCCGGAAAGTATTCCGATGGGAGGTTCAATATACGTTCACGGAAGACACAAAGCAACTACCACCACAAGTGTAATGGGAGTAGTGATTCCGTTCAGGCATATCACATCACTTATTCCGGTATACATTATCCCTTTTCCTCAGGAAGCCCCACACGAAGGAGAAGTGTATTATGGTTCGCAGACCGTTTTGGCACAGGGAAGTAAAATGAGTGGAAACCAGCCGCAGCAGGTTCTTACCTGTATGGGATTCCCTTTCGGAATGACGATGCTGCCTGCAATGCCGGATAAACCAAAGAAAAACCCACTGGCATATTTTGCCTTCTATAATAACTTTTCAAGCATGTATATTCAGATCAATACGGGAGGGCCTGTATTGGTGGGAGGAGCTTTTGTTCCCCATGTCTATACGCCCGGAGAAATGCTGATGCGTCTTGCCGGGATGTTTTTAATGAGAAGCCTGACCAAGAAAATAGGAAAACTGGGAGCTAATGGTTTAAAAAAGCTGAACAACAGTGTTCTTAAAAAAGCTCCTTTCAATAAATTTAAATTGGCCAATGCCTTATCCAAAAAATTATGCCATTACGGCCTTGAACCTGTGAATTTTGCAACCGGTGCTATGGTTTTTGAATGGGAAGATTTTATTATTCAGGGCAGTACACCTTTAACCTGGAAAAATATTTGGCACAGCGACCGGCCTTATGATTTTGGACCTCTTGGAAATGGCATTTTCAATACTCATGATCTGTTTATTCTTCCTGAAGAAAACAATAAGTTTGCCGGTTGGATGCATCCTGACGAAAATATTGCCATGTTGATTCCCGCACCTGAAATTGGTGAAGAAATGACCTATTTCAGAGATCAGAAAATATGGCAGTACAGACCAAGCAGCAGTATTTGGGTGATCCGCAAAGGAACCGATATTTATACCTATAAACGTTTCCATCATCTTACAGAAGGAACAATTTATAAGGTGATTCGTATTGAATATGGAGATGGCACGATCAGAGAATATGAATATGAAGACCGGAATATTGTCCTGAAAAGTATAAAAGATGTAAAAAGTGGATTCAGTATTGAAACGGTTATCCATCCTGAGTATAAAAAAGTAACAGAAGTTTATTATTGTTATAAAAAGCAGAGAGATCTACAGGTTAGGTATGATTATGATGAGCGTGGTAATCTTGTTCATGTCTGGGACATTCACAAAAAAGCAATTGTCTTTGAGTATGATGGAAAAAATCAGGTTGTAAAAAGAACCAACCGAAACGGAATGAGTTATCAGTGGGAATATGATGCAGAAGGAAGAGTAACCCACACCAAAGGAGTAGATGGATATATGGAAGGAAAACTTCATTACCATGATGAGGAAGGCTTTACAGAAGTTATCTATCCAAAGCAAAACAATAAAACAGAGGAATATCATTACGATGAAAATTTTTTGGTTTACAAAAAAGTAGATGGAGAGGGTGGAGAAACATGGTACGATTTTACAGTGCACAACGAACTAAAGATGCTGGGAACGCCTGAAGGACGTGTCCAGGGGTATACCTATGATGAAATGGGAAATATTAAAATTTTCCATACCCCGGATGGAGAAGAATACCATTATCAGTACAATGAATTCGGACAGGTAATTGCCCGTTTCTCCCCTTCGGGAGCTTCGGAAACATGGATCTATGATGAAGAGGGAAAACTGATCAGCTATACCGATCCTGCCGAAGAAAGTGTATACTATGAGTATGCAGACGGTGGCAGAGTTCCTGAAAGCAGCAGTAGCGAAGAGATTGTTACCTATTATCAATATAACCAGAGAGGGCAGCTTATTCAACTCACCAACACTGCCGGAGCCGAACAGTACTGGAAATATGATGAATATGGAAGATTGCTGGTATTCAGTCCGCAACCTTTGAACAGAACCCTCTGGGACAGAGATAAAATGGGAAGAGTGGTTGAGGTGAACGAGCAGGGACAATTCCCATTAAAACTCCGCTATGATGCCTATGATCTTCCTGTGTATGCTACCGATGGGCGTGCAGAATGGTTGATGAGTTATACCCCAATGGGAAGTTTGAAACGCCAGGTTCGTAGGAATTCACTGACGCATAAAAAAGAGGAAACCTTAGTTTTTGGATATGATGCCTATGAAAACCTGATGAGCATTACCAATGAAAAAGGAGAAATTTATCAGTTTGAAAGAAACTATAATAACGAAATCACAGGGGAAACAGGGTTTGACGGTCAGAAAAAGTTCTTTGTAAGAGGTAAAGACGGTCTGGTTACCCAAACCAGAACTCCCCACGGAAAAGATATTTTTTATGAATATGATCTGGGCGGAAGATTAACACAGACCCATTATCCCGACGGAACCTGGGAAGCCTATCAGTATGATTCCTCAGGATTATTGGTTAAAGCAGATAATGAAAACAGCAGTGTAGCTTTTCAGAGAAATAAATTAGGACAGATCACCAGTGAAAAACAGGGTGCACATACCATTCAATATGAATATGACACTCAGGCAAATCTGATCGGTTTGAAAAGTAGCTTAGGAGCCGAAGTAGACTATTCTTATAATGATCTGGGACAGCTTAAAACGGTAACTGCCGCTACTGCGGAAGTGTTTGCACCCTGGCAGATGAATCTTGAGATCAGCCGGAACGGGCAGATGCATTCCCGTGAAATGACCGGCGGGGTAGAAAGCACCTTTGAATTTGACCATATTGGAATGCCGGTAAGTCAGAAAGTAACCGTGAATAAAACCAATACCACTTTCCATAAAGATTATGACTGGGGAGCTGGAAGCCGTTTGCTGCATACGCTGGACAGGGTGACGGGAGGAAGAACAAGGTTCGATTACGATGCTTTCGGAAGCCTTGTCGCTGCAGAATATTCCAACGGGGAGGTACAGTATAAAAATCCGGATGCTACAGGATGCTTATATGAAAGTGCCCGGCAGACTGACCGCGTCTACGACAAAGGAGGAAAGCTGATGCGCGATAAAAACTGGTTTTACCATTATGATGAAGAAGGAAATTTATTGTTAAAAAGTAAACGGCCAATCAACAATGCCAGGCCGGAATATAAAGAAGAACAAGAGAATACACATCCTTATTATAAAACCATTGCTTCAGATTGGCTGAACAGCCCAAAATTGCCGAATGGAGCTGATTTACCCAATGTAACTGAAGACTTTCCAACAGAAATCCAAAACCCGGAATGGTCCTCCGGAGACTGGGCGTATTCCTGGAATGCTAACGGAATGCTGGCCAATGTAAAACGCCCTGACGGCAAAGATGTAAGCTTTGAGTATGATGCTCTCGGAAGAAGAACCTCAAAAATTGGCCTAAAGAAAATAACTCGTTATATTTGGGATGGTAATGTTCTCCTACATGAATGGAGCTATGATGCTGAAGAAGTTCCTGTAACGGTTGTAGATGATGACGGAAATGTCATTGTGGAAAAAGAACCTGTGGAGAATGTTGTGACCTGGGTGTATGAAAGAGGAAGTCATGTACCGAGCGCGAAAATAGAAAATGGTAGGAAAGCCTCTATTATTTCAGATTATATAGGCAGACCAGTACAAGCTTATGATGAAGACGGAAGTTTAATCTGGAATGCAGAGTACGATATTTTTGGAAAGTTTAGAGTCCTTAAAGAAAGCGAATATTTCATTCCATTCAGACAGCTTGGGCAGTATGAGGATGTAGAAACAGCAGGTCTTTATTATAATCGTTTTAGATATTATGATAGTGAATCGGGAATTTATATAAGCAAAGATCCGATAGGATTATTAGGAAATAACCCTACAGCTTATGGGTATGTGAGAGATATAAATGCATGGATTGATGTTTTTGGATTACATGAAGTGATAGGATCTCTTGATGGAGTTCCCGTAACAACGCCTAGAGGAGGCTATTCTTGGTATAGTACTCCTGGTTCATCGAAAGCTCCTTTTAATGGATTTGGAGCTAGAGGACATAGTGAAGCAAAATTATTAGAACATTTGGAAAATACAAAAGGAGGAAGTTTAAAAGGAACTAATTTGGAAATAATATCAATGGGACAAATGACAAAAGGAGGGAAAGGACAACTATCAACTTTACCTCCTTGTGATAGATGTTTAAAGGGACTTGAAGCTTTTGCAAATAAACATGAAATGGATATCTCCTACAAATGGGAAGGTGGAGAAGTTACATTTAAAGGATATAAATAA
- a CDS encoding tetratricopeptide repeat protein, giving the protein MNPVDLELVKLKRQWQKVVSKNEEKPMLICIGEKHETDLFDGFIKSKLSEDEEGDDIFLLHYQEFNGMKSFGQTLLDEWTEFYEMLKKSEENIPDWDFKDPEKAFKTDAYKAFYPLLELKKNFPNIKDSKIYLYIAPLRINDTEELSLWVKEWCRMCEISEHKDIKLVWAEHHTYRTLSQIPSAHSFRVEVDIHQLMQNTAAHTNRKKNSPDTDFQQQILIASNHLSKERFKEAEHALKTAVKLAKEQKNKQGEISAYFMLTQAYTADRKKDRAEDTYRIIFEEVEPDSPLAVQMYMNYGSHLLGNSKKSKAEKIFEKAAETAQKIGEYAMAIECYRIIGTLNDTVLTRDKMIRYFEKCLDIAKLMDPSVREQSSLRFVASMLILKYEGDHDKKTKLDNEMKTYFGDDWRVSVEKPKAG; this is encoded by the coding sequence ATGAATCCAGTAGATTTGGAGTTGGTTAAGTTAAAAAGACAATGGCAGAAAGTCGTTTCAAAGAACGAAGAAAAACCTATGCTGATCTGTATAGGAGAAAAACATGAAACCGATCTTTTTGACGGATTTATCAAATCAAAACTCTCCGAAGATGAAGAAGGGGATGATATTTTTTTACTCCATTACCAGGAATTTAACGGGATGAAATCCTTTGGACAGACTTTACTGGATGAATGGACCGAATTCTATGAAATGCTGAAGAAAAGTGAAGAGAATATTCCGGATTGGGACTTCAAAGATCCGGAAAAAGCTTTTAAAACTGATGCCTACAAAGCATTTTATCCTTTGCTGGAATTAAAGAAAAACTTCCCCAATATTAAGGATTCAAAAATCTACCTTTATATTGCTCCGCTCAGGATCAATGATACGGAAGAGCTCTCTCTATGGGTGAAAGAATGGTGCAGGATGTGTGAAATATCAGAACATAAAGACATTAAACTGGTCTGGGCAGAACACCATACCTATAGAACACTATCACAGATTCCATCAGCACACAGTTTCAGAGTAGAAGTGGATATTCATCAGTTAATGCAGAATACTGCAGCACATACTAACCGGAAGAAAAACAGTCCGGATACTGATTTTCAGCAGCAGATTCTTATAGCGAGTAATCATTTAAGTAAAGAAAGATTCAAAGAAGCGGAACATGCCTTGAAAACAGCAGTGAAGCTGGCTAAAGAACAAAAGAATAAACAGGGAGAAATCTCTGCCTATTTTATGCTTACCCAGGCGTATACAGCAGACAGAAAAAAAGACAGAGCAGAAGATACTTACCGGATCATATTTGAAGAAGTAGAACCAGATTCACCTCTGGCAGTTCAGATGTATATGAATTACGGAAGCCATCTGCTAGGAAATTCCAAAAAATCAAAGGCAGAAAAAATATTTGAAAAAGCTGCAGAAACAGCACAAAAGATTGGTGAATATGCAATGGCTATTGAATGTTACAGAATCATTGGAACATTAAATGATACTGTGCTGACAAGAGATAAAATGATAAGGTATTTTGAAAAATGCCTCGACATAGCAAAGTTAATGGATCCTTCGGTACGGGAACAGAGCAGCCTGCGGTTTGTAGCCTCAATGTTGATTCTCAAATACGAAGGAGATCATGATAAAAAAACAAAACTGGACAATGAAATGAAGACTTATTTTGGTGATGACTGGAGGGTAAGTGTAGAAAAACCAAAAGCAGGGTAA
- a CDS encoding type VI secretion system Vgr family protein gives MFQDDHSPKMPVSKDKIPAADNLKESLKDQAVSKAAQKVQEKSSGSIKKATEKMVQAQAYTGMVQSGSQMFMNQVKQPNPPTLVEDKVWSKQPTSGIYNANTIPGNQVAGINRVIKLEIVIDGKVIKHFKHFQLKQSAVKHHEFDLMLAHDTLGSSENHNLEEAQNFLGKRITVIFRYKDVEDGPERNFVGVITEVGFSQEKGSLGNIVLTGSSPTVLLDAAPHIQSFGGAQEISLNSIADQVIKEGLGQNSFDFRVDAAHGNISYSSQYEETHYNYLARIAEAYGEQFYYDGEVLHFGKLPPQEKPVKLTYGSSVSDVKIKMKAQHVNPSFYGYNSSKNEKLTAGNSKITHTSDIAKRAYEISEKTFTTPSLRVAPIKAVSFMDVENSQKGTAGSKASEVFVISGVTTVPFLYPGCIADIEMRKAESSETTYFTKLMIIDMYHEVDARGYYTGTFEAIASDTGFIPRPEFHTPKADAQFAKVISNTDPLNQGRVKVQFDWQNGSTTTEYIRVMTPDGGGSEKVSKNRGFMAIPEEGDQVVVNFAHQHPDRPFVMGGMFHGGVGGGGGTGNNIKSLSSKSGHTMSLDDGGGITVRDKDQNSVFLDGAGNISIDSKISITLTCGSSSIYMDKDGNIQIKGKEIFVQGINIGVGGTSSIGVGVGPEDGDPTSGVGIKSDTLDIGTKTLSMRGDTEANLSSGGKINVGGGSETNIVSGTVKLN, from the coding sequence ATGTTTCAGGACGATCATTCACCCAAAATGCCTGTTTCCAAAGATAAAATTCCAGCTGCAGACAATCTGAAAGAGTCTCTTAAAGATCAGGCAGTAAGTAAAGCTGCCCAGAAAGTACAGGAAAAATCGAGTGGATCTATAAAAAAAGCTACTGAAAAGATGGTTCAGGCGCAAGCTTACACCGGAATGGTTCAAAGCGGTTCCCAAATGTTTATGAATCAGGTTAAACAACCTAATCCACCCACATTGGTAGAAGACAAAGTATGGTCAAAACAGCCTACTTCTGGAATCTATAATGCCAATACAATCCCCGGCAATCAGGTAGCAGGAATCAACCGTGTGATAAAACTTGAAATTGTAATTGATGGAAAAGTAATCAAACATTTCAAACATTTTCAGCTAAAACAAAGTGCTGTAAAGCATCACGAGTTCGATCTTATGCTGGCTCACGATACTCTGGGAAGCTCGGAAAACCATAATCTGGAAGAAGCTCAGAACTTTCTGGGAAAAAGAATTACAGTGATTTTCAGATACAAAGACGTTGAAGACGGTCCTGAAAGAAACTTTGTAGGAGTCATTACCGAAGTAGGGTTCAGTCAGGAAAAAGGAAGTCTGGGAAATATTGTTCTTACAGGTTCAAGTCCTACTGTTCTTTTAGATGCAGCTCCTCACATTCAGAGTTTTGGCGGAGCACAGGAGATAAGCCTGAACAGTATTGCAGATCAGGTGATTAAAGAAGGCCTAGGACAAAATTCCTTTGATTTCAGGGTAGATGCCGCACACGGAAACATTTCGTACAGCTCACAATATGAAGAAACCCATTACAATTATCTGGCAAGAATAGCAGAAGCATATGGAGAACAGTTTTATTATGATGGTGAAGTCCTGCATTTCGGGAAACTTCCACCTCAGGAAAAACCCGTGAAACTCACTTACGGAAGCAGTGTGAGTGACGTAAAAATCAAAATGAAAGCCCAGCACGTAAATCCCTCATTTTATGGATATAACAGTAGTAAAAATGAGAAATTAACTGCAGGGAATTCTAAGATTACCCATACTTCAGATATTGCTAAAAGGGCTTATGAAATATCAGAAAAAACTTTTACAACTCCTTCATTGAGAGTAGCTCCGATAAAAGCAGTGTCTTTTATGGACGTAGAAAACTCTCAGAAAGGAACAGCAGGAAGTAAAGCTTCAGAAGTATTTGTTATTTCAGGTGTTACTACAGTGCCATTCCTGTATCCGGGTTGTATTGCTGATATTGAAATGCGGAAAGCAGAAAGCAGTGAAACAACGTACTTCACCAAACTGATGATTATAGATATGTATCACGAGGTGGATGCAAGAGGATATTATACCGGAACATTTGAGGCAATAGCTTCTGACACAGGATTTATTCCACGACCTGAGTTCCATACTCCGAAAGCAGATGCACAATTTGCTAAAGTAATTTCTAATACAGACCCCTTAAATCAAGGAAGAGTTAAAGTTCAGTTCGACTGGCAGAACGGCTCTACCACTACAGAATACATCCGGGTGATGACTCCCGATGGTGGCGGAAGCGAAAAAGTAAGTAAAAACCGTGGCTTTATGGCGATTCCGGAAGAGGGTGATCAGGTAGTAGTCAACTTTGCCCATCAGCATCCTGACCGTCCTTTTGTGATGGGAGGAATGTTTCATGGTGGAGTTGGCGGCGGCGGCGGAACCGGAAATAATATTAAAAGCTTAAGCAGTAAAAGCGGACATACCATGAGCTTGGATGATGGCGGAGGAATTACCGTGAGAGATAAAGACCAAAATTCCGTTTTTCTGGATGGTGCAGGAAATATAAGCATAGACAGTAAGATTTCTATTACGCTTACTTGTGGAAGCAGTTCTATTTATATGGATAAAGATGGAAATATTCAGATTAAAGGAAAAGAAATATTTGTACAGGGGATTAATATCGGAGTCGGAGGAACCTCTAGTATCGGCGTTGGAGTAGGTCCTGAAGATGGTGATCCTACTTCCGGAGTCGGAATCAAGTCTGATACCCTGGATATTGGAACCAAAACCCTTTCCATGAGAGGGGATACCGAAGCCAATCTCAGCAGTGGAGGAAAAATAAATGTAGGCGGCGGAAGTGAAACAAATATTGTAAGTGGAACTGTAAAACTGAATTAA
- a CDS encoding S41 family peptidase, with translation MARPFIIPLILFLNSAYAQTHSDLKPGDTLKYSPQSHKPSWISVQSADANLGIALFMDGKKVKEQDDSRGIKSVERFYFTPEKGKKYELKIWAKSYTEKSKTAKVSITESKNVPVINGQFTTDQFVEDLRTFRSIREKANSGLYVYRTKKQIDSIYQQAEEEARNSKNIFDFYKVIAKVTGFEGSCHNYTDLPNHASYYLTQKPEYLPITLKNIDGRLLQDSKDNVLPLGAEILSINGVPAKEMISRFSQYYFSDGYSIPYKETTGFERGMLDKFYIEFGTHKNYVINYKWSGIVKEISLPGISLENFKKLQDSRYSLAFDKKLLSEKYSLNKEGDGIYRLSLRGFDFATGKDDPAYKKFSTFLDQMMDTLEREKTENLIIDLRGNTGGTGALYEKVFSYLTQRPFRDSHYAYTKFNEVPMEEKLVITPLFLSNGVTDKTGLNAYLKSLYPKAVQGKYYWADDKNPSIMPNDKTFKGQLYLLVDQRVASAASHLASLIKSYTNAIVIGKETVGGYYEHNGHLPLVYELPNTGIQTGFSIVHVIQDAQNLPDQKIGQGIIPHIQVQQTNQEFLDQTDVYLKKVSELRKP, from the coding sequence ATGGCCAGACCTTTTATCATTCCTCTAATACTGTTTCTAAACAGTGCCTATGCACAAACTCATTCAGATCTGAAACCCGGAGACACCTTAAAGTATTCTCCCCAATCTCATAAACCCTCCTGGATCTCAGTACAGTCTGCAGATGCCAATCTCGGTATTGCGCTGTTTATGGATGGAAAAAAAGTAAAAGAACAGGATGATTCCAGAGGAATAAAAAGTGTTGAAAGATTCTACTTTACCCCGGAAAAAGGGAAAAAATATGAACTGAAAATCTGGGCTAAATCCTATACTGAAAAAAGTAAAACAGCCAAAGTTTCCATTACAGAATCCAAAAATGTACCTGTTATTAATGGTCAGTTCACTACTGATCAGTTTGTAGAAGACCTTAGAACATTCCGTTCTATAAGGGAAAAAGCAAATTCCGGACTGTATGTGTACAGAACAAAAAAACAAATTGACAGTATTTACCAACAGGCCGAGGAAGAAGCGAGAAACAGTAAAAATATTTTTGATTTTTATAAAGTAATTGCAAAGGTTACCGGATTTGAAGGAAGCTGTCATAACTATACAGACCTTCCCAACCATGCTTCTTATTATCTCACACAAAAACCGGAATATTTACCCATTACACTCAAGAATATTGACGGTCGTCTGCTTCAGGATTCAAAAGACAATGTATTGCCTCTTGGTGCTGAAATTCTTTCCATCAACGGAGTTCCTGCAAAAGAGATGATCAGCCGCTTTTCCCAATATTATTTTTCTGACGGATATTCTATACCTTACAAAGAAACAACAGGCTTTGAAAGAGGAATGCTGGATAAATTTTATATAGAATTTGGAACCCACAAAAACTATGTTATCAACTATAAATGGAGCGGGATCGTAAAAGAGATATCACTGCCGGGAATATCGTTGGAGAACTTTAAAAAACTTCAGGATTCAAGATATTCGCTTGCATTTGACAAAAAACTGCTTTCTGAAAAATACAGTCTGAATAAAGAAGGAGATGGAATCTACCGCTTATCTTTGAGAGGTTTTGATTTTGCAACCGGGAAAGACGATCCTGCCTATAAAAAATTCAGTACTTTTCTTGACCAGATGATGGACACCCTGGAACGCGAAAAAACAGAAAACCTGATCATAGATCTCAGAGGAAATACCGGAGGTACAGGAGCTCTTTATGAAAAAGTATTTTCTTATCTTACACAAAGACCTTTCCGTGACAGCCATTATGCCTATACAAAATTCAATGAAGTTCCTATGGAAGAAAAACTGGTGATTACACCTCTTTTTCTATCGAATGGAGTAACAGATAAAACCGGTTTGAACGCTTACCTGAAATCATTATATCCTAAAGCCGTTCAGGGGAAATACTATTGGGCAGATGATAAAAATCCTTCTATAATGCCTAATGACAAAACTTTTAAAGGGCAACTTTATTTATTAGTAGATCAGCGTGTTGCTTCGGCAGCCTCCCATCTGGCTTCTCTGATTAAGTCCTATACCAATGCCATTGTGATCGGAAAAGAAACAGTAGGAGGATATTATGAACATAACGGTCATCTTCCGCTGGTATATGAACTTCCCAATACCGGTATCCAGACAGGATTCTCTATTGTGCATGTTATTCAGGACGCACAGAATCTTCCCGACCAGAAAATAGGTCAGGGAATTATTCCTCACATTCAGGTACAACAGACCAATCAGGAATTCCTGGATCAGACGGATGTTTATCTGAAAAAAGTATCAGAACTCCGGAAACCGTAA
- a CDS encoding DinB family protein, whose protein sequence is MEIKTVQSFINYYEKIRERTNRIIAVVPPEHIDYSYKPGKFTIGDQIRHIATIERYMYGETIKGKKSAYPGCGKELADGYEDTVKFFNEMHRQTLGIINGLSDEDLTRKCLTPANSEISVWKWLRAMIEHEIHHRAELYIYLNLLDVKTPQIYGFSAEEVQELSVKL, encoded by the coding sequence ATGGAAATAAAAACGGTACAGTCATTTATCAATTATTATGAGAAAATAAGGGAAAGAACCAACCGCATTATTGCAGTTGTTCCGCCTGAACATATAGATTACTCCTATAAACCCGGGAAGTTTACCATTGGTGATCAGATAAGACATATTGCCACCATAGAACGGTATATGTATGGAGAAACGATTAAAGGCAAGAAAAGTGCTTATCCGGGATGTGGAAAAGAACTGGCTGACGGGTATGAAGATACCGTGAAGTTTTTCAATGAAATGCACAGACAAACGTTAGGAATTATCAATGGTCTTTCTGATGAAGATCTTACCCGCAAATGCCTGACTCCGGCCAACAGTGAAATCTCTGTCTGGAAATGGCTCCGCGCCATGATAGAACATGAGATTCATCACAGGGCAGAATTATACATCTATCTCAATCTTCTTGATGTAAAAACACCACAGATCTACGGATTTTCTGCCGAAGAAGTTCAGGAACTGAGCGTGAAACTATAG